The Cervus elaphus chromosome 12, mCerEla1.1, whole genome shotgun sequence genome includes a region encoding these proteins:
- the LOC122705518 gene encoding LOW QUALITY PROTEIN: FACT complex subunit SSRP1-like (The sequence of the model RefSeq protein was modified relative to this genomic sequence to represent the inferred CDS: inserted 4 bases in 2 codons; substituted 1 base at 1 genomic stop codon), whose protein sequence is MAETLEFNDVYQEVKGSMNDGRLRLSRQGIIFKNSKMGKVDNIQAGELTEGIWRRVALGHGLKLLTKNGHVYKYHGFQESEFEKLSDFFKTHYRLELMEKDLCVKGWNWGTVKFGGQLLSFDIGDQPIFEIPLSNVSQCTTGKNEVTPESHQNDDXEVSLMEARFYVPPTQEDGVDPVEAFAQNVRSKADVIQATGDAICIFRELQCLTPRGRYDIHIYPTFLHLHGKTFGFKIPYTPVLRLFLLPHKDQRQMLFVISLDPSVKQGQTRYHFLILLFSKDEDISLTLNMNEEEVEKRFEGRLTKSLSGSLYEMVSRVMKALVNHXITXPGSFQGHSGAQCITSSYKASSGLLYPLERGFIYLHKPPVHIRFDEISFVNFARGTTTTRSFDFEIETKQGTQYTFSSIEREEYGELFDFVNAKKLNIKNRGLKEGMNPSYDEYADSDEDQHDAYLERMKEEGKIREEHANDSSDDSGEETDESFNPGEEEEDVAEEFDSNASASSSSNDGDSNRQEKKRKQLKKAKMAKDRKSRKKALEVKKGKDPNAPKRPVSVYMLWLNASREKIKSDHPGISVTDLSKKAGEIWKGMSKEKKEEWGRKAEDARREYEKAMKEYKGGRGESSKRDKSKKKKKVKVKMEKKSTPSRGSSLKSSSRQLSESFKSKEFVSSDESSSGKNKSKKKRRRSEDSEEEELASTPPSSEDSASGSDE, encoded by the exons ATGGCAGAAACCCTGGAGTTCAACGACGTGTATCAGGAGGTGAAGGGCTCCATGAATGACGGTCGGCTGAGGCTGAGCCGCCAGGGCATCATCTTTAAGAACAGTAAGATGGGCAAAGTGGACAACATCCAGGCCGGGGAGCTGACGGAAGGCATCTGGCGCCGGGTGGCTCTGGGCCACGGGCTTAAACTGCTTACGAAGAACGGCCACGTCTACAAGTACCACGGCTTCCAGGAATCGGAGTTTGAGAAACTCTCTGATTTCTTCAAAACTCACTATCGCCTGGAGCTAATGGAGAAGGATCTGTGTGTGAAGGGTTGGAACTGGGGAACCGTGAAGTTTGGTGGGCAGCTGCTTTCCTTCGACATTGGCGACCAGCCGATCTTCGAGATCCCTCTCAGCAACGTGTCCCAGTGTACCACGGGTAAGAACGAGGTGACACCGGAGTCCCACCAGAACGACGA AGAGGTCTCCCTCATGGAGGCGCGCTTCTACGTGCCACCCACCCAGGAGGACGGCGTGGACCCCGTGGAGGCCTTCGCCCAGAACGTGCGGTCGAAGGCGGACGTGATCCAGGCCACTGGAGACGCCATCTGCATCTTCCGGGAGCTGCAGTGTCTGACGCCCCGAGGCCGCTATGACATCCACATCTACCCCACCTTCCTGCATCTGCACGGCAAGACCTTTGGCTTCAAGATCCCTTACACCCCGGTGCTGCggctcttcctgctgccccaCAAGGACCAGCGCCAGATGCTCTTTGTGATCAGCCTGGACCCCTCCGTCAAGCAGGGCCAGACCCGCTACCACTTCCTCATCCTCCTCTTCTCGAAGGACGAGGACATCTCTCTGACACTCAACATGAAcgaggaggaggtggagaagcGCTTCGAGGGGCGGCTCACCAAGAGTCTGTCGGGATCCCTCTATGAGATGGTCAGCCGGGTCATGAAAGCGCTGGTGAACCACTAGATCAC GCCCGGCAGCTTCCAAGGGCACTCGGGGGCCCAGTGCATCACCAGCTCCTACAAGGCCAGCTCGGGGCTGCTATACCCCCTGGAGCGGGGCTTCATCTACCTCCACAAGCCGCCCGTGCACATCCGCTTCGACGAGATCTCCTTTGTCAACTTCGCCCGTGGGACCACCACCACGCGTTCCTTTGACTTTGAAATTGAGACCAAGCAGGGCACCCAGTATACCTTCAGCAGCATTGAGAGGGAGGAGTACGGCGAGCTCTTCGACTTTGTCAACGCCAAGAAGCTCAACATCAAAAACCGCGGGCTGAAAGAGGGCATGAACCCCAGCTACGACGAGTACGCCGACTCGGACGAGGACCAGCACGACGCCTACCTGGAGCGGATGAAGGAGGAGGGCAAGATCCGCGAGGAGCACGCCAACGACAGCAGCGACGACTCGGGCGAGGAGACCGATGAGTCATTCAACCCGGGTGAAgaggaggaggacgtggcagAGGAGTTTGACAGCAACGCCTCCGCCAGCTCCTCCAGTAACGATGGCGACAGCAACCGGCAAGAGAAGAAACGGAAGCAGCTTAAAAAGGCGAAGATGGCCAAGGACCGCAAGAGCCGCAAGAAGGCCCTCGAGGTAAAGAAGGGCAAGGACCCCAATGCCCCCAAGAGGCCCGTGTCTGTCTACATGCTGTGGCTGAATGCCAGCCGGGAGAAGATCAAGTCGGACCATCCCGGTATCAGCGTCACGGACCTCTCCAAGAAGGCGGGCGAGATCTGGAAGGGAATGTccaaggagaagaaggaggagtgGGGTCGCAAGGCTGAGGATGCCAGGAGGGAATATGAAAAAGCCATGAAGGAATACAAAGGCGGCCGTGGAGAGTCCTCTAAAAGGGATaagtccaagaagaagaaaaaagtcaaggtgaagatggagaagaaatCCACACCCTCGCGGGGCTCATCCTTGAAGTCTTCATCAAGGCAGCTGAGCGAGAGCTTCAAGAGCAAAGAGTTTGTGTCCAGTGATGAGAGCTCTTCCGGAAAAAACAAgagcaaaaagaagagaaggcgGAGTGAGGACTCTGAAGAAGAAGAACTAGCCAGTACTCCCCCCAGCTCAGAAGACTCGGCGTCAGGATCTGATGAATAG